In Colias croceus chromosome 12, ilColCroc2.1, one genomic interval encodes:
- the LOC123696341 gene encoding bifunctional coenzyme A synthase isoform X2, which translates to MKMKSHVSDSMAANGLLFVSSAAKTYNFCLKSSRFVKNILYIKYLDGKENALSVLNKQIVNIYSKAAVQTSNIDVRLLLKPIEDKQKIKTNHAIDLILYESSLDKNLEGLKQAVSNLNKDHQTLMIDSDNNGECSDSQSVKTYDYVALGGTFDRLHNGHKILLSQAALRAKKHVTVGVTDVNMIKTKLLWELIEPVEKRITAVRDFLTDINPDLEYNVLPIQDMYGPTKDDPKIQLIVVSEETARAVGKINDKRKENSLQPLDEYIIGLAQDDMRSLEEEAKLSSSNQRRRLLGTMLRPPQPNPNIPKTPYVIGLTGGIASGKSNITEKLKLKGAAVVNCDLIAHDLYKPGLPLNRTLAETFGSDIITPDGEVDRRKLGQIVFSDKSQLERLNQTVWPAIIEEARNRIRILGEQGYKVVVMEAAVMVRAKWYEYCHQLWAVIIPPEEAIKRLQVRNNQTEEEAKQRVDAQPTNSEQIAMANIVFSPYWSYEYTQQQIDRAWENLQPYLRE; encoded by the exons atgaaaatgaaaagtCATGTATCAG attCAATGGCTGCCAATGGATTATTGTTTGTGTCAAGTGCTGCGAAAACATATAATTTCTGTTTAAAATCATCaagatttgtaaaaaatatactgtacataaaatatttggaTGGAAAGGAGAATGCTCTATCTGTTTTAAATAAGCagatagtaaatatttattctaag GCTGCAGTACAAACTTCAAATATAGATGTAAGATTATTGCTCAAACCTATAGAAGATAAACagaaaatcaaaacaaatcaTGCTAttgacttaatattatatgaaagtaGTTTAGATAAAAATCTAGAAGGACTGAAACAAGCTGTATCAAATTTGAATAAGGACCATCAAACATTAATGATTG ataGTGACAATAATGGTGAATGTTCCGACAGTCAGTCTGTAAAAACTTATGACTACGTAGCGTTGGGTGGGACATTTGATAGGCTTCACAATGGACACAAAATACTTTTGTCCCAAGCAGCTTTAAGGGCAAAGAAGCATGTCACAGTTGGAGTTACTGATGTAAATATGATTAAAA CTAAGTTATTATGGGAGCTTATAGAACCTGTTGAAAAAAGAATTACAGCAGTCCGTGATTTTCTAACTGACATAAATCCAGATTTAGAATACAATGTCCTCCCAATCCAGGATATGTATGGACCAACTAAGGATGATCCTAAGATTCAA ttAATCGTAGTGAGCGAAGAAACAGCACGCGCGGTAGGTAAGATAAATGATAAGCGGAAAGAGAATAGCTTGCAACCGTTAGACGAATACATTATAGGTCTTGCACAAGATGATATGCGTTCTTTGGAGGAGGAGGCTAAATTGAGTTCTAGTAACCAAAGGAGAAGACTTCTTGGTACTATGTTGAGACCGCCacag CCAAATCCGAATATTCCTAAAACACCATATGTGATTGGTCTCACTGGAGGTATTGCGAGTGgaaaaagtaatattacggAAAAACTAAA gtTAAAAGGTGCTGCCGTAGTAAATTGCGATTTAATCGCACACGATTTGTACAAACCAGGCCTGCCATTGAATAGAACGTTAGCAGAGACGTTTGGGAGTGATATCATCACTCCAGATGGGGAGGTGGACAGGAGGAAACTGGGCCAGATTGTATTTAGTGATaag AGTCAATTAGAAAGACTGAACCAGACAGTATGGCCAGCGATTATAGAGGAAGCAAGGAATAGGATAAGAATACTCGGGGAACAGGGTTACAAGGTGGTGGTGATGGAAGCTGCAGTCATGGTTCGCGCCAAGTGGTACGAGTACTGTCACCAATTGTGGGCTGTTATTATACCACCAGAGGAG GCAATAAAACGACTGCAAGTGAGAAACAATCAAACGGAAGAAGAAGCTAAGCAACGCGTGGACGCGCAGCCAACGAACTCTGAACAGATTGCAATGGCCAATATTGTTTTTAGCCCGTACTGGAGTTATGAGTACACCCAACAGCAAATAGATCGCGCTTGGGAAAATTTACAACCGTATCTTAGGGAATAA
- the LOC123696341 gene encoding bifunctional coenzyme A synthase isoform X1, which translates to MYNKLYTVAVAVIILSITIAYLMKMKSHVSDSMAANGLLFVSSAAKTYNFCLKSSRFVKNILYIKYLDGKENALSVLNKQIVNIYSKAAVQTSNIDVRLLLKPIEDKQKIKTNHAIDLILYESSLDKNLEGLKQAVSNLNKDHQTLMIDSDNNGECSDSQSVKTYDYVALGGTFDRLHNGHKILLSQAALRAKKHVTVGVTDVNMIKTKLLWELIEPVEKRITAVRDFLTDINPDLEYNVLPIQDMYGPTKDDPKIQLIVVSEETARAVGKINDKRKENSLQPLDEYIIGLAQDDMRSLEEEAKLSSSNQRRRLLGTMLRPPQPNPNIPKTPYVIGLTGGIASGKSNITEKLKLKGAAVVNCDLIAHDLYKPGLPLNRTLAETFGSDIITPDGEVDRRKLGQIVFSDKSQLERLNQTVWPAIIEEARNRIRILGEQGYKVVVMEAAVMVRAKWYEYCHQLWAVIIPPEEAIKRLQVRNNQTEEEAKQRVDAQPTNSEQIAMANIVFSPYWSYEYTQQQIDRAWENLQPYLRE; encoded by the exons ATGTACAACAAACTTTATACTGTAGCAGTTGCTGTTATTATTCTATCAATTACAATAgcatatttaatgaaaatgaaaagtCATGTATCAG attCAATGGCTGCCAATGGATTATTGTTTGTGTCAAGTGCTGCGAAAACATATAATTTCTGTTTAAAATCATCaagatttgtaaaaaatatactgtacataaaatatttggaTGGAAAGGAGAATGCTCTATCTGTTTTAAATAAGCagatagtaaatatttattctaag GCTGCAGTACAAACTTCAAATATAGATGTAAGATTATTGCTCAAACCTATAGAAGATAAACagaaaatcaaaacaaatcaTGCTAttgacttaatattatatgaaagtaGTTTAGATAAAAATCTAGAAGGACTGAAACAAGCTGTATCAAATTTGAATAAGGACCATCAAACATTAATGATTG ataGTGACAATAATGGTGAATGTTCCGACAGTCAGTCTGTAAAAACTTATGACTACGTAGCGTTGGGTGGGACATTTGATAGGCTTCACAATGGACACAAAATACTTTTGTCCCAAGCAGCTTTAAGGGCAAAGAAGCATGTCACAGTTGGAGTTACTGATGTAAATATGATTAAAA CTAAGTTATTATGGGAGCTTATAGAACCTGTTGAAAAAAGAATTACAGCAGTCCGTGATTTTCTAACTGACATAAATCCAGATTTAGAATACAATGTCCTCCCAATCCAGGATATGTATGGACCAACTAAGGATGATCCTAAGATTCAA ttAATCGTAGTGAGCGAAGAAACAGCACGCGCGGTAGGTAAGATAAATGATAAGCGGAAAGAGAATAGCTTGCAACCGTTAGACGAATACATTATAGGTCTTGCACAAGATGATATGCGTTCTTTGGAGGAGGAGGCTAAATTGAGTTCTAGTAACCAAAGGAGAAGACTTCTTGGTACTATGTTGAGACCGCCacag CCAAATCCGAATATTCCTAAAACACCATATGTGATTGGTCTCACTGGAGGTATTGCGAGTGgaaaaagtaatattacggAAAAACTAAA gtTAAAAGGTGCTGCCGTAGTAAATTGCGATTTAATCGCACACGATTTGTACAAACCAGGCCTGCCATTGAATAGAACGTTAGCAGAGACGTTTGGGAGTGATATCATCACTCCAGATGGGGAGGTGGACAGGAGGAAACTGGGCCAGATTGTATTTAGTGATaag AGTCAATTAGAAAGACTGAACCAGACAGTATGGCCAGCGATTATAGAGGAAGCAAGGAATAGGATAAGAATACTCGGGGAACAGGGTTACAAGGTGGTGGTGATGGAAGCTGCAGTCATGGTTCGCGCCAAGTGGTACGAGTACTGTCACCAATTGTGGGCTGTTATTATACCACCAGAGGAG GCAATAAAACGACTGCAAGTGAGAAACAATCAAACGGAAGAAGAAGCTAAGCAACGCGTGGACGCGCAGCCAACGAACTCTGAACAGATTGCAATGGCCAATATTGTTTTTAGCCCGTACTGGAGTTATGAGTACACCCAACAGCAAATAGATCGCGCTTGGGAAAATTTACAACCGTATCTTAGGGAATAA
- the LOC123696341 gene encoding bifunctional coenzyme A synthase isoform X3, with amino-acid sequence MAANGLLFVSSAAKTYNFCLKSSRFVKNILYIKYLDGKENALSVLNKQIVNIYSKAAVQTSNIDVRLLLKPIEDKQKIKTNHAIDLILYESSLDKNLEGLKQAVSNLNKDHQTLMIDSDNNGECSDSQSVKTYDYVALGGTFDRLHNGHKILLSQAALRAKKHVTVGVTDVNMIKTKLLWELIEPVEKRITAVRDFLTDINPDLEYNVLPIQDMYGPTKDDPKIQLIVVSEETARAVGKINDKRKENSLQPLDEYIIGLAQDDMRSLEEEAKLSSSNQRRRLLGTMLRPPQPNPNIPKTPYVIGLTGGIASGKSNITEKLKLKGAAVVNCDLIAHDLYKPGLPLNRTLAETFGSDIITPDGEVDRRKLGQIVFSDKSQLERLNQTVWPAIIEEARNRIRILGEQGYKVVVMEAAVMVRAKWYEYCHQLWAVIIPPEEAIKRLQVRNNQTEEEAKQRVDAQPTNSEQIAMANIVFSPYWSYEYTQQQIDRAWENLQPYLRE; translated from the exons ATGGCTGCCAATGGATTATTGTTTGTGTCAAGTGCTGCGAAAACATATAATTTCTGTTTAAAATCATCaagatttgtaaaaaatatactgtacataaaatatttggaTGGAAAGGAGAATGCTCTATCTGTTTTAAATAAGCagatagtaaatatttattctaag GCTGCAGTACAAACTTCAAATATAGATGTAAGATTATTGCTCAAACCTATAGAAGATAAACagaaaatcaaaacaaatcaTGCTAttgacttaatattatatgaaagtaGTTTAGATAAAAATCTAGAAGGACTGAAACAAGCTGTATCAAATTTGAATAAGGACCATCAAACATTAATGATTG ataGTGACAATAATGGTGAATGTTCCGACAGTCAGTCTGTAAAAACTTATGACTACGTAGCGTTGGGTGGGACATTTGATAGGCTTCACAATGGACACAAAATACTTTTGTCCCAAGCAGCTTTAAGGGCAAAGAAGCATGTCACAGTTGGAGTTACTGATGTAAATATGATTAAAA CTAAGTTATTATGGGAGCTTATAGAACCTGTTGAAAAAAGAATTACAGCAGTCCGTGATTTTCTAACTGACATAAATCCAGATTTAGAATACAATGTCCTCCCAATCCAGGATATGTATGGACCAACTAAGGATGATCCTAAGATTCAA ttAATCGTAGTGAGCGAAGAAACAGCACGCGCGGTAGGTAAGATAAATGATAAGCGGAAAGAGAATAGCTTGCAACCGTTAGACGAATACATTATAGGTCTTGCACAAGATGATATGCGTTCTTTGGAGGAGGAGGCTAAATTGAGTTCTAGTAACCAAAGGAGAAGACTTCTTGGTACTATGTTGAGACCGCCacag CCAAATCCGAATATTCCTAAAACACCATATGTGATTGGTCTCACTGGAGGTATTGCGAGTGgaaaaagtaatattacggAAAAACTAAA gtTAAAAGGTGCTGCCGTAGTAAATTGCGATTTAATCGCACACGATTTGTACAAACCAGGCCTGCCATTGAATAGAACGTTAGCAGAGACGTTTGGGAGTGATATCATCACTCCAGATGGGGAGGTGGACAGGAGGAAACTGGGCCAGATTGTATTTAGTGATaag AGTCAATTAGAAAGACTGAACCAGACAGTATGGCCAGCGATTATAGAGGAAGCAAGGAATAGGATAAGAATACTCGGGGAACAGGGTTACAAGGTGGTGGTGATGGAAGCTGCAGTCATGGTTCGCGCCAAGTGGTACGAGTACTGTCACCAATTGTGGGCTGTTATTATACCACCAGAGGAG GCAATAAAACGACTGCAAGTGAGAAACAATCAAACGGAAGAAGAAGCTAAGCAACGCGTGGACGCGCAGCCAACGAACTCTGAACAGATTGCAATGGCCAATATTGTTTTTAGCCCGTACTGGAGTTATGAGTACACCCAACAGCAAATAGATCGCGCTTGGGAAAATTTACAACCGTATCTTAGGGAATAA